One window of Saprospiraceae bacterium genomic DNA carries:
- a CDS encoding MMPL family transporter: protein MATKYKFEISLIASMVLLGLSIYTYNNLNFDFNLRKLFPSTSSDTKFYDEFVETFDAHVDENAMIIVIPANAGIFNQHFLYKLDSLSSFLSSQEFISKVYSITNLNCIYFTNNEFNARSLVRIDKPELYEQDSLYIFSSPEYYKHFFSKNHKACALTVLFKTPLISTQFNVFNNKLMLELNKLNLSQVHILSAKLIEQAYVQQIKKEAIRFSIISFLFITIGWVLIFKSIKQLFIPILALSISLVIVLSIMAYSNQTINLLSSLLPIILITTCLTGIIHLISINTELETSRNHNNRFYNSLSTGEKAVLISSITSAIGFLALIFSDIQALQTFGLFTALGIMIVFVTSLLFLKRFLPGFQNVRTELSHRTWYPFYTRFYNFLVKHSVKIIVSSFSILIVSIFFITKIKINGSHLNEFPTKHPITSALLFFEKEFGGSYPIEIVLTNTKKNESFYELSQLQKVDTFIQFLEDSCNLQLIRSPVSLIKATNKAYNGGNPTEYEFPKEQSQLNGYLQNIMQTEYAEDLRRYLTEDGQQLRISGTRADLQLIEKQTFDKKITGFSNQMPFKVQQTGAAYTMELIPYSLIETMLPSLVIALFILSILMWTYFNMAWLIPIALFIILFPMILLAGFMGLTGIYLKADTAILFSFAFVLSVDYTIHFLNRFKTENSKSKHLDDALRATGVLIAKPLTIKSLILLSGFLSLLISDFKGIYTMGIMISMSIVFVWICHLTLLPFIIRKYFNKFIDNQYH from the coding sequence ATGGCAACTAAATATAAGTTTGAAATAAGCCTGATAGCCAGCATGGTGTTGCTCGGCCTTTCGATTTATACTTATAATAATCTAAATTTTGATTTCAATCTGCGTAAATTATTCCCATCCACAAGCTCAGATACTAAATTCTACGATGAATTTGTGGAAACATTTGACGCTCATGTTGATGAAAATGCCATGATCATTGTAATTCCTGCAAATGCCGGCATTTTTAACCAACATTTTTTATATAAACTGGATAGTCTGAGTAGTTTTCTAAGCTCTCAGGAATTTATTTCAAAAGTATATTCCATTACCAATTTAAATTGTATCTACTTTACAAATAATGAATTTAATGCAAGATCATTGGTTCGGATTGACAAGCCGGAACTTTATGAACAAGATTCACTTTATATTTTCTCATCCCCAGAATATTATAAACACTTCTTTTCTAAGAATCACAAAGCGTGTGCACTGACGGTCTTGTTTAAAACACCGCTTATAAGTACCCAATTCAATGTATTTAATAATAAGTTGATGCTTGAATTAAATAAATTGAATCTCTCTCAGGTTCATATTCTTTCAGCAAAACTCATCGAACAAGCTTATGTACAACAAATAAAAAAAGAAGCTATTCGATTTTCAATAATTTCCTTTTTGTTTATCACTATAGGTTGGGTTTTAATATTCAAATCAATAAAACAATTGTTCATTCCAATACTAGCCCTTTCTATTAGCCTGGTAATTGTATTATCTATCATGGCGTATTCAAACCAAACTATAAATTTACTAAGTAGTTTGTTGCCAATTATTCTTATAACAACTTGCCTTACCGGAATCATTCATCTGATTTCAATAAACACGGAGCTAGAGACATCGCGTAACCACAACAACCGTTTTTATAATAGCCTTTCAACCGGTGAAAAGGCTGTTTTAATTTCATCAATAACCAGTGCAATTGGCTTTCTTGCCTTAATTTTTTCGGATATTCAAGCTTTACAAACTTTTGGATTATTTACCGCGCTTGGAATAATGATTGTGTTTGTAACTAGCCTTTTATTTCTAAAAAGATTCCTTCCCGGATTCCAAAATGTTCGAACTGAACTATCACACAGAACATGGTATCCTTTTTATACTAGATTTTACAATTTCCTAGTGAAACACTCTGTAAAAATAATAGTCTCTAGTTTTTCTATATTGATCGTTTCAATTTTTTTTATCACTAAAATTAAGATCAATGGAAGTCATTTAAACGAATTTCCAACAAAGCACCCAATAACGAGCGCTTTGTTGTTTTTTGAAAAAGAATTTGGCGGAAGTTACCCCATTGAGATTGTGTTAACCAATACGAAAAAGAATGAAAGCTTTTATGAGTTGTCGCAATTGCAAAAAGTGGATACATTCATACAATTTCTGGAAGATTCCTGTAATTTACAATTAATCCGATCTCCTGTTTCACTTATTAAAGCAACCAACAAAGCATATAATGGAGGCAATCCAACGGAATATGAATTTCCAAAAGAACAGTCTCAATTAAATGGGTATCTGCAAAATATAATGCAGACAGAATATGCTGAAGATCTCAGACGCTACCTAACAGAAGATGGTCAACAGTTAAGAATTAGTGGCACTCGAGCTGATTTACAATTAATAGAAAAGCAAACGTTCGATAAAAAAATCACAGGTTTTTCCAACCAAATGCCGTTCAAAGTCCAGCAAACCGGAGCTGCATATACAATGGAACTGATTCCCTATTCGCTGATTGAAACAATGTTACCAAGCCTTGTGATTGCACTTTTCATTTTATCAATCCTGATGTGGACCTATTTTAACATGGCATGGTTAATTCCCATTGCTCTATTTATCATTCTTTTCCCTATGATTCTATTAGCCGGCTTTATGGGATTAACGGGGATTTATCTAAAAGCAGATACTGCCATCCTTTTTTCTTTTGCCTTTGTTCTTTCTGTGGACTATACCATTCATTTTTTAAATAGGTTTAAAACTGAGAATTCAAAATCCAAACATTTGGATGATGCCTTACGAGCTACTGGTGTATTAATAGCTAAACCATTAACTATCAAGTCATTAATACTGCTGAGCGGATTTTTAAGTTTATTGATTTCTGATTTTAAAGGGATTTATACAATGGGCATAATGATTTCAATGAGCATCGTTTTTGTTTGGATATGCCATTTGACTCTCCTGCCTTTTATAATTCGTAAATATTTTAACAAGTTTATTGATAACCAATACCACTGA
- a CDS encoding acetyl-CoA carboxylase carboxyltransferase subunit alpha: MIFMDFEKPLEILFGDLEKLRKIAKDSDIDMSEKIKELELKISDKRKEIYSNLTGWQRVSLSRHPNRPYTLDYIKNMCSKFIELHGDRTVKDDKAIVGGLGKIDGQTVMIIGHQKGNTTKMRQLRNFGMANPEGYRKALRLMKMAQKFKIPVVTLIDTPGAYPGIEAEERGQAEAIARNLFEMAQLEVPIVCYIIGEGASGGALGIGVGDRVFMLENTWYTVISPESCSSILWRSWNFKEQAAEALKLTADHMKDFGLIDGIIYEPIGGAHSDPETMATILKNHLLNQINELQQLPVETLLSRRIDKYSAMGKFIEEPIKT, encoded by the coding sequence ATGATATTTATGGATTTTGAAAAGCCTCTGGAAATACTATTTGGAGATCTGGAAAAGCTACGGAAAATTGCAAAAGATAGCGACATTGATATGTCCGAAAAAATAAAAGAACTCGAATTAAAAATTTCGGATAAACGCAAAGAAATCTACAGTAATTTAACTGGTTGGCAGCGGGTAAGTTTATCAAGACATCCAAATCGACCTTATACCTTAGACTATATTAAAAACATGTGTTCAAAGTTTATTGAACTTCATGGGGATCGTACCGTAAAGGATGACAAAGCCATCGTTGGCGGACTTGGTAAAATTGATGGTCAAACTGTAATGATCATTGGTCATCAAAAAGGCAATACCACTAAAATGCGCCAATTAAGAAATTTCGGAATGGCAAATCCGGAGGGATATCGCAAAGCATTGCGTCTAATGAAAATGGCGCAAAAATTTAAAATCCCAGTGGTCACTTTAATTGATACTCCAGGTGCTTACCCCGGAATAGAAGCAGAAGAAAGAGGACAAGCGGAAGCCATTGCACGGAATTTATTTGAAATGGCCCAATTGGAAGTTCCGATTGTTTGTTATATCATTGGGGAAGGCGCTTCCGGAGGAGCATTAGGTATTGGAGTTGGTGATCGCGTATTTATGCTTGAAAATACATGGTACACAGTAATTTCACCAGAATCTTGTTCGTCTATTTTATGGCGAAGTTGGAATTTCAAAGAACAAGCTGCTGAAGCATTAAAGTTGACAGCCGATCACATGAAAGATTTTGGATTAATCGATGGGATTATATACGAACCCATTGGAGGAGCTCATTCAGATCCTGAAACCATGGCGACTATTTTAAAGAATCATTTGCTGAATCAAATTAATGAACTACAACAATTACCTGTTGAAACTTTATTAAGCCGACGAATCGATAAATACAGTGCGATGGGTAAATTTATTGAAGAACCCATTAAAACGTAA
- a CDS encoding GNAT family N-acetyltransferase — translation MSQINSQNVYVSNKDCKRLKINQDQGLIICNKSISEKNINWLLQTIKSQNPDHDIKLFKTTNGEPAVDSIPVDSLSSKPISPNPTITVLLLGTNTKEQILDWLSIVNIVKSENNKLQQLLESKPSIVVCNLITENSKVFKQLLKTVFKSNEFSNPKETDFIKYILRVSHSIQHSELKSFVGISQLKRYLISRLKILETGSKENKLIQLNKWITGNTIPQEIISPIPTNALSDEIKSLKVEHCIAKWNEFELYIIDFNKAPNCMLEIGRLRELTFRNAKEGTGFVVDLDSYDPIYKHLFVWDSTKLKIVGGYRFAEGHQIIPNFGKKGFYISSLFKIKTEFTETLLQTVELGRSFIIPEYQKSNFLLLLMWKALYQYIFKNPKNRYIIGPVSISQEYSKISRLLIIDYLSKYYKHTEFSLFFKPRKPFKFVNIRGTENIIIRNFEQDIQKFDQLISEIQADAIKLPVLLRQYLKQNAKVLAFNKDPKFQNVLDALLILDYQEINTEFKHILDNTLQTENTKNIT, via the coding sequence ATGTCGCAAATAAATAGCCAAAACGTTTATGTTTCGAATAAGGATTGCAAGCGACTCAAAATAAATCAAGATCAGGGTTTAATTATTTGTAACAAATCAATATCTGAAAAAAATATTAATTGGCTATTACAGACAATTAAAAGTCAGAACCCTGATCATGATATAAAATTATTTAAAACAACGAATGGTGAACCTGCCGTCGATTCAATTCCTGTTGATTCACTTTCCTCAAAGCCCATATCCCCAAATCCAACGATTACTGTTCTGCTGCTTGGTACCAATACCAAGGAACAAATCCTTGACTGGCTTAGTATTGTGAATATTGTAAAATCTGAAAATAACAAATTACAACAACTACTAGAATCTAAACCATCCATCGTTGTTTGCAATTTGATCACAGAAAACTCAAAAGTATTTAAACAATTGTTAAAGACTGTGTTTAAATCTAATGAATTTTCAAATCCAAAAGAAACGGATTTTATAAAATATATATTAAGAGTCAGCCATTCAATTCAACATTCCGAACTTAAATCTTTTGTTGGTATTTCTCAACTTAAAAGGTATTTAATAAGTAGACTTAAAATCTTGGAAACCGGGTCGAAAGAAAACAAACTGATCCAACTAAATAAATGGATTACAGGGAACACCATTCCACAAGAAATAATTAGCCCAATACCAACAAACGCATTATCTGATGAAATTAAATCTTTAAAAGTCGAACATTGTATTGCAAAATGGAATGAATTTGAACTTTACATTATAGATTTCAATAAGGCTCCCAATTGTATGTTAGAAATTGGTAGACTTCGCGAATTGACATTCAGAAATGCCAAAGAAGGCACTGGATTTGTTGTAGACCTGGATTCATATGATCCAATCTATAAACACTTGTTTGTATGGGATTCGACTAAATTGAAAATTGTCGGAGGATATCGCTTTGCTGAAGGCCACCAAATTATCCCAAATTTTGGTAAAAAGGGATTCTATATTTCAAGTCTGTTTAAAATTAAAACCGAATTCACTGAAACCCTTTTGCAAACTGTAGAACTTGGAAGATCTTTTATCATCCCTGAATATCAAAAGTCCAATTTCCTGTTGTTGCTAATGTGGAAAGCACTTTATCAATACATTTTCAAAAACCCTAAAAATCGCTATATTATTGGACCAGTAAGCATAAGTCAGGAATATTCAAAAATTAGCCGACTTCTGATCATTGATTATTTAAGCAAATATTATAAACACACAGAATTCAGCTTGTTCTTTAAACCCCGTAAACCTTTTAAATTTGTAAATATTCGAGGAACTGAGAATATAATTATTCGGAATTTTGAACAAGATATTCAAAAATTCGACCAACTTATTTCAGAAATACAAGCAGACGCCATTAAACTTCCCGTCTTGCTGAGGCAGTACCTTAAACAAAATGCAAAAGTTCTTGCTTTTAACAAAGATCCTAAGTTTCAAAATGTTTTAGATGCGCTTTTGATATTAGATTATCAGGAGATCAATACTGAATTCAAACATATACTAGACAATACACTACAAACTGAAAACACAAAAAACATTACTTAA
- a CDS encoding alkaline phosphatase family protein produces MRDLFLIILIVFSCITFSLYGAERKVLLIGIDGLRSDVAFLANTPNIKYLANNGFGTYNSWHQDITISGPSWSSILCGVYHDKHGVLDNSFNGACYTKYPMINTLGKRINPNLKFGMYMEWDKLANQCKQLQWDELIEGKLGRTGRTQREGSQWLKQTDLDFCFIYLGAADCIGHISGFSLNNPFYVNAVERIDKAVGSFIEAINSRPNYENEDWLILLTTDHGGYLFSHGGLSVSERQLVWIAYSDRIKKVKVQTVDCGNMNDACNPYTSKDYRSCPVQVDIVATSLDHLLYRENQDLYSCSNCNIEGRSWLNEMGLSNSRTNDTYIALNGSGLHGRK; encoded by the coding sequence ATGCGTGACTTATTTTTAATTATTTTAATTGTATTCTCGTGTATTACATTTAGTTTATACGGGGCAGAACGAAAGGTGTTGCTTATTGGCATCGATGGCCTTCGTTCTGATGTAGCATTTCTTGCAAATACGCCGAATATTAAGTACTTGGCAAACAATGGTTTTGGTACCTATAATTCATGGCATCAGGATATCACCATTTCTGGCCCATCCTGGTCTAGTATATTATGTGGTGTTTACCATGACAAGCATGGAGTTCTAGATAATTCATTTAATGGAGCTTGTTATACGAAGTATCCTATGATCAATACCTTGGGCAAACGGATAAATCCAAATTTGAAATTTGGAATGTATATGGAATGGGATAAATTAGCAAATCAATGCAAGCAATTGCAATGGGATGAGTTAATTGAAGGCAAATTAGGTAGAACTGGACGCACCCAGCGAGAAGGATCGCAATGGTTGAAACAGACGGATTTGGATTTTTGTTTTATTTATTTAGGTGCTGCGGATTGCATAGGTCATATAAGTGGATTCAGTTTGAATAATCCATTTTATGTAAATGCTGTTGAACGAATTGATAAGGCAGTTGGATCTTTTATTGAAGCTATTAATAGTAGACCAAATTATGAAAATGAGGATTGGTTAATTCTTTTGACTACAGATCATGGAGGTTACCTGTTTTCACATGGTGGACTTTCTGTAAGCGAAAGGCAGTTAGTTTGGATAGCATATAGCGATCGAATTAAAAAAGTGAAGGTTCAAACTGTTGATTGTGGAAACATGAATGATGCTTGTAATCCATATACTAGTAAGGATTACAGAAGCTGCCCGGTGCAAGTTGATATTGTAGCAACTTCTTTGGATCACTTATTATACAGAGAAAATCAAGATTTATACAGTTGCAGTAATTGCAACATTGAGGGCAGGTCCTGGTTAAATGAAATGGGATTAAGTAACAGCAGAACGAACGATACTTACATCGCCTTGAACGGTTCTGGATTACATGGAAGGAAATGA
- a CDS encoding 4-hydroxy-tetrahydrodipicolinate synthase, translating into MNTNYDFLRGTGVALITPFTKTGHVDYDSLNLVINHCIHGRVDYLVSMGSTGEAATLSFDERLEVIYHTIRICYGQIPILAGVGGNNTAELIRECKLLNPEGLSGILSSSPAYNKPSQEGIYRHYMELAEHSNLPIVIYNVPGRTASNISPETCLRLAFASDKFAAIKEASGDLTQATKIIKDKPAHFQVLSGDDPLALGLIGIGGTGVISVIANIYPGMFSNIIRYALNGDFTKAQQLNLKLFDLHKWLYIDGNPSGVKAAAFHLGLCENNLRLPLVPMSQTNFNKLVEEMNLIGTDSI; encoded by the coding sequence ATGAATACCAATTACGACTTTTTACGAGGCACTGGAGTTGCACTGATAACACCATTTACAAAAACTGGACATGTAGATTATGATTCACTTAATCTTGTAATTAACCATTGCATACATGGAAGGGTAGATTATTTGGTGAGCATGGGCAGTACCGGAGAAGCAGCGACCTTAAGTTTTGATGAACGCTTGGAAGTGATCTACCACACGATTAGAATTTGCTATGGCCAGATCCCGATCCTTGCTGGGGTTGGTGGAAATAATACCGCAGAATTAATCCGGGAATGCAAACTTCTCAATCCTGAAGGACTTTCTGGCATTCTATCTAGCAGTCCAGCCTACAATAAACCAAGCCAGGAAGGGATCTACAGACATTATATGGAATTGGCCGAACACTCCAATCTCCCCATTGTAATTTACAATGTTCCCGGACGAACCGCATCAAATATTAGTCCTGAAACCTGCCTCCGATTGGCATTTGCTTCAGATAAATTTGCAGCTATCAAAGAAGCTTCCGGCGATTTGACACAAGCAACAAAAATTATAAAAGATAAACCGGCTCATTTTCAAGTTCTTTCTGGAGATGATCCTTTAGCCTTGGGTTTAATAGGAATTGGTGGAACCGGTGTGATTTCAGTAATCGCCAATATCTATCCTGGCATGTTTTCAAATATCATCCGATATGCATTAAATGGTGATTTTACTAAAGCGCAGCAATTGAATTTAAAATTATTTGACTTGCATAAATGGCTTTATATCGATGGGAATCCATCAGGAGTCAAGGCTGCCGCTTTCCATTTGGGTTTGTGTGAAAACAATTTGAGATTGCCGCTTGTCCCTATGAGTCAAACTAATTTTAATAAGCTGGTAGAGGAAATGAATCTAATTGGAACTGATTCCATTTAA
- a CDS encoding cytochrome c gives MAQNAWNAPAKAIGVANPIKSSPASIAAGKSLWTRHCQSCHGKTGMGDGSKAAQLKTEPGDFTIAKFQGQTDGSIFYKTLEGREDMPSFKKKIPDTDDIWNLVNFIRTLKK, from the coding sequence ATGGCTCAAAATGCCTGGAATGCGCCAGCAAAAGCCATTGGTGTAGCTAATCCTATAAAAAGCAGTCCTGCTTCTATAGCAGCTGGTAAATCATTATGGACCAGACATTGCCAGTCTTGTCATGGCAAAACCGGAATGGGGGATGGATCCAAAGCTGCCCAACTTAAAACAGAACCAGGGGATTTTACAATTGCAAAGTTTCAGGGACAAACTGATGGCTCCATTTTTTATAAAACTTTGGAAGGCAGAGAAGACATGCCAAGTTTCAAAAAGAAAATTCCGGATACCGATGATATTTGGAATTTAGTAAATTTCATCAGAACCTTAAAAAAGTAA
- a CDS encoding 4Fe-4S dicluster domain-containing protein: MDNNKSQTRRAFLGGGLISALMLNACDQKQHPFITDESGLPSGDMVKLLSVDGEIIEVDRAFLKPVPDLPPISNEEARIGIEGKKFVMVIDLSRCKNLKKCQQACNHVHHVHPGQNWIKVYSMQEAEHTAPYWQPTTCMHCDEPPCVKVCPVDATFKRKDGIVLIDSDRCVGCRFCMAACPYSTRVFNWEEPDIPLEIAQKAYDCESSTPQKKGTVGKCDFCPDAVRKGELPHCVSSCPNGVFFFGDLIEDSVTNGAETFRFSELIKDKAGYRLMEDLGTKPSVYYLPPVSRNFPYESGLENQAPANSHSH; the protein is encoded by the coding sequence ATGGACAATAATAAATCACAAACACGAAGAGCTTTTCTTGGAGGAGGCCTGATCTCTGCCTTGATGTTGAATGCGTGTGATCAAAAACAACATCCATTTATTACGGATGAATCCGGGTTGCCATCCGGAGACATGGTAAAATTATTATCGGTAGATGGAGAGATCATTGAGGTGGATCGCGCATTTTTAAAACCAGTTCCAGATTTACCACCAATATCAAATGAAGAAGCAAGAATTGGAATTGAGGGTAAAAAATTTGTAATGGTGATTGATTTGTCGCGTTGCAAAAATCTTAAAAAATGTCAACAAGCTTGTAATCATGTGCATCATGTTCACCCCGGTCAAAATTGGATTAAAGTATATTCAATGCAGGAAGCTGAACATACAGCGCCATATTGGCAGCCAACCACTTGCATGCATTGTGACGAACCTCCATGTGTAAAAGTGTGTCCAGTAGATGCAACGTTTAAAAGAAAAGATGGCATTGTACTAATTGATAGTGATCGTTGTGTGGGCTGTCGTTTTTGTATGGCAGCGTGTCCATATTCAACCAGAGTTTTTAACTGGGAGGAACCAGATATCCCATTAGAAATTGCCCAAAAAGCTTATGACTGTGAAAGCAGTACGCCTCAAAAGAAAGGAACAGTTGGCAAATGTGATTTTTGTCCGGATGCTGTAAGAAAAGGAGAACTACCGCACTGTGTGTCTTCTTGCCCGAATGGCGTTTTCTTTTTTGGGGACCTTATTGAAGATTCTGTAACTAATGGCGCTGAAACGTTTCGCTTCTCTGAATTAATCAAAGACAAAGCCGGATACCGTTTGATGGAAGATTTAGGTACTAAACCAAGTGTTTATTATTTACCTCCGGTAAGTAGAAATTTTCCCTATGAAAGCGGATTAGAAAATCAAGCCCCTGCAAATTCACATTCACATTAA
- the nrfD gene encoding polysulfide reductase NrfD: MNAVTISKTEQIIKDTQPRAFGKVGKVWLGFLIAICIVGCYAYYCQLRDGLVVTAMGDYVSWGIYISNFVFFVAISLVGSLITAIFRLANIHWSTPITRIAEIIAVSAIFFASLIIIVDMGRPERLYNLFLHPRLQSPIIWDVVVIGTYFIISLLLLYLPLLPDIKILLKQSKDMPKWMRTFYTWLGSFWTGSKVQKQLNNHSIKILSIMIIPVAFCIHTVTSWLFATTYRPGWDSTNFGAYFVSGAFLVGAGAVVIAMYVFRQMYQLSDYITEKHFDRMGKAVVLLAFLYLYFNVNEYLVPAFKMKKPEEIHLTELFSGHFAPMFWFAIIVGMLLPIAILITKAGRKPMLVFIAGIMVVVGAWFKRYLIVTPTLLHPFLPMQDVPEKFRVYFPSWHEWAIAFGSLAGALLIITLFARVFPVIPIYETIIGEDENEEHLI; the protein is encoded by the coding sequence ATGAATGCCGTTACAATTTCCAAGACAGAACAAATAATAAAAGATACTCAACCAAGAGCATTTGGAAAAGTGGGAAAAGTGTGGCTTGGTTTTCTAATAGCAATTTGCATCGTCGGATGTTATGCCTATTATTGTCAACTTCGCGATGGTTTGGTGGTCACAGCGATGGGGGATTATGTTTCATGGGGTATTTACATTTCCAACTTTGTGTTTTTTGTGGCTATTAGTTTGGTTGGATCATTAATAACAGCAATATTCCGACTGGCAAACATTCATTGGAGTACGCCCATTACACGAATCGCAGAGATTATTGCAGTAAGTGCTATATTTTTTGCATCGTTGATTATCATCGTCGATATGGGGCGTCCCGAACGTTTATACAATTTGTTTTTACACCCCAGGCTACAGTCTCCTATCATTTGGGATGTGGTTGTAATCGGTACCTATTTTATAATCAGTTTGTTACTCTTATATCTCCCATTGCTTCCGGATATAAAAATACTTTTAAAACAAAGTAAAGATATGCCGAAATGGATGCGTACATTTTACACTTGGCTTGGATCTTTTTGGACTGGTAGCAAAGTTCAAAAACAACTAAACAATCACAGTATTAAAATATTAAGCATCATGATCATTCCGGTGGCCTTCTGCATTCACACCGTTACGTCCTGGTTGTTTGCAACCACCTACAGACCCGGATGGGACAGTACAAATTTTGGTGCCTATTTTGTTTCAGGAGCATTTCTTGTAGGTGCTGGTGCTGTTGTCATTGCGATGTATGTCTTCCGTCAAATGTATCAATTGAGTGATTATATAACCGAAAAGCATTTTGACAGAATGGGAAAAGCGGTGGTTTTATTGGCATTTCTTTATTTATACTTCAATGTCAATGAATACTTAGTCCCTGCATTTAAAATGAAAAAACCGGAAGAAATTCATCTTACTGAATTATTTTCCGGACATTTTGCACCTATGTTTTGGTTTGCAATCATCGTTGGGATGTTGCTTCCAATAGCAATTCTAATTACAAAAGCTGGCAGAAAACCCATGTTAGTATTTATTGCAGGCATCATGGTGGTTGTGGGAGCATGGTTTAAGCGCTATCTCATTGTGACCCCTACTTTGTTACACCCCTTTCTTCCCATGCAAGACGTACCTGAAAAATTCAGAGTCTATTTTCCAAGTTGGCATGAATGGGCTATAGCTTTTGGATCGCTTGCTGGTGCTTTATTGATCATTACTTTATTCGCTAGAGTATTTCCTGTAATTCCTATTTATGAAACAATAATTGGTGAAGATGAAAACGAAGAGCATCTTATTTAA
- a CDS encoding winged helix-turn-helix transcriptional regulator, with protein MKLIVDSTRHQVVKDEQIIQDLTRKEFQILSLLCKDPGRVYTREQIYKQIWDNPLVSNDRTVDVHIVQLRKKIDKSFIKSIKGVGYKIILETHDVNMI; from the coding sequence ATGAAACTCATTGTAGATAGCACCCGTCATCAGGTAGTTAAGGATGAACAGATTATCCAGGATTTGACCCGAAAGGAATTTCAAATATTGAGTCTTTTGTGCAAAGATCCAGGTCGTGTATATACAAGAGAACAGATTTATAAACAAATTTGGGACAACCCATTGGTATCGAATGATCGCACTGTTGATGTACACATAGTACAATTAAGAAAAAAAATAGATAAAAGCTTTATTAAATCAATTAAAGGAGTTGGATATAAAATTATATTGGAAACTCACGATGTTAATATGATTTGA
- a CDS encoding UDP-2,3-diacylglucosamine diphosphatase, with amino-acid sequence MERSLRIVVISDVHLGTFGCQARELLNYLQSIKPEILILNGDIIDGWQFNKKYFPPIHIQVIYEIMKMAMQGTKVYYLSGNHDEFIRKFIPFYSGNIYFRDQLLLEMDGKRHFFFHGDAFDFSVQFSPFLAKIGGIGYDTLIRINTILNNIRFKLGLERVSFAHRIKSSLKQAINFIQNFEDAAAQYASSRNADVVICGHIHIPKMKSIDLGNRKLTYLNSGDWVENLTALEYKDGTWSIYQYDEMEYQYLNRHLIFKEAPAKAFSEVMSLSL; translated from the coding sequence ATGGAACGTTCACTTCGTATTGTGGTAATTTCTGATGTACATCTGGGAACATTTGGTTGTCAAGCTAGAGAATTATTAAATTACTTGCAATCCATTAAGCCAGAAATACTGATTTTAAATGGTGATATTATTGACGGTTGGCAGTTTAATAAAAAATATTTCCCACCAATTCATATTCAGGTTATTTATGAAATAATGAAAATGGCAATGCAAGGCACTAAAGTTTATTATTTATCTGGTAACCATGATGAGTTTATACGAAAATTTATACCATTCTATTCCGGAAATATTTATTTTCGAGACCAACTTTTATTAGAAATGGATGGAAAACGGCATTTCTTTTTTCATGGAGATGCTTTTGATTTTTCAGTACAATTTTCTCCATTTCTGGCTAAAATAGGTGGAATTGGTTATGATACTTTGATTCGGATCAATACAATTTTAAATAACATCCGTTTTAAACTTGGATTAGAACGTGTATCGTTTGCACATCGAATTAAATCCAGTTTAAAACAAGCTATAAATTTCATTCAAAATTTTGAGGATGCAGCAGCACAGTATGCTAGTTCAAGAAATGCAGATGTAGTCATCTGTGGTCATATTCATATTCCAAAGATGAAGAGCATTGATTTAGGGAATAGAAAATTAACTTATTTAAACTCCGGAGATTGGGTGGAAAATTTAACTGCCTTGGAATATAAAGATGGAACCTGGTCAATCTATCAATATGATGAAATGGAATACCAATATTTAAATCGGCATCTAATTTTTAAGGAAGCTCCAGCAAAAGCATTTAGTGAGGTAATGTCTTTAAGCCTCTGA